In a genomic window of Corynebacterium choanae:
- the rpsI gene encoding 30S ribosomal protein S9, whose translation MTEQNNLATPEDIAAAQAATEEFTSSIADAVAPEADVTEAPAAPLELDHPIQTVGRRKRAIVRVRMVQGSGQFICNGRSLEEYFPNKLHQQLIKAPLVLVDRENQFDIHANLKGGGPTGQAGAFRLAIARALNAYNEGDRPALKKAGFLTRDARAVERKKAGLHKARRAPQYSKR comes from the coding sequence GTGACCGAACAGAACAACCTCGCAACCCCTGAAGACATCGCTGCCGCACAGGCTGCAACCGAAGAGTTCACCTCCTCGATCGCTGACGCTGTCGCCCCAGAGGCTGACGTAACCGAAGCTCCTGCAGCACCACTGGAACTGGATCACCCGATTCAGACTGTTGGTCGCCGTAAGCGCGCTATTGTTCGCGTCCGCATGGTGCAGGGCTCTGGTCAGTTCATCTGTAACGGCCGTAGCCTGGAAGAATACTTCCCGAACAAGCTGCACCAGCAGCTGATCAAGGCACCGCTGGTGCTGGTTGATCGGGAGAACCAGTTCGATATTCACGCCAACCTCAAAGGTGGTGGCCCTACCGGTCAGGCTGGTGCTTTCCGTCTGGCTATCGCTCGTGCGCTCAACGCGTACAACGAGGGCGATCGTCCGGCTTTGAAGAAGGCTGGCTTCCTCACTCGTGACGCTCGTGCCGTGGAACGCAAGAAGGCGGGTCTGCACAAGGCTCGTCGTGCACCGCAGTACTCCAAGCGTTAA
- the rplM gene encoding 50S ribosomal protein L13 produces the protein MSTFHPKSEDVTRKWYVIDATDVVLGRLAVTAADLLRGKGKPVFAPNVDCGDHVIIVNADKVHISSNKRDREFRYRHSGYPGGLTTMTLRRSMELHPERVVFEAIEGMMPHNRLSRAAIKKLRVYAGPEHPHGARKPENFEIKQVAQ, from the coding sequence TTGTCTACTTTTCATCCGAAGAGCGAGGACGTGACCCGGAAGTGGTACGTCATCGACGCCACTGACGTGGTGCTCGGTCGTCTCGCTGTGACCGCAGCTGACTTGCTGCGCGGCAAGGGTAAGCCTGTGTTCGCGCCGAACGTCGACTGTGGCGATCACGTCATCATTGTCAACGCTGACAAGGTGCACATCTCCTCGAACAAGCGGGATCGCGAATTCCGTTACCGTCACTCCGGTTACCCGGGTGGTCTGACCACGATGACTCTGCGCCGTTCCATGGAACTGCACCCAGAGCGCGTGGTGTTCGAAGCAATCGAAGGCATGATGCCGCACAACCGCCTGTCCCGTGCTGCTATCAAGAAGCTGCGCGTGTACGCAGGTCCGGAGCACCCGCACGGTGCCCGTAAGCCCGAAAACTTCGAGATCAAGCAGGTGGCACAGTGA
- a CDS encoding WXG100 family type VII secretion target, producing the protein MDSMIRYQFGAIEQAAADITSTTGRINSTLDSLKQGLQPMVATWEGESAAAYNQAQQQWDQAAAELNRVLGTIAQTVSQGNQRMNAVNRRAAASWA; encoded by the coding sequence ATGGATTCGATGATTCGTTACCAGTTCGGAGCAATCGAACAGGCTGCGGCCGATATTACGAGCACTACCGGCCGCATCAACAGCACTCTTGACTCGTTGAAGCAGGGTCTGCAGCCGATGGTTGCCACCTGGGAAGGTGAGTCGGCTGCAGCTTACAATCAGGCTCAACAGCAGTGGGATCAAGCTGCTGCTGAATTAAATAGGGTGCTTGGCACGATTGCACAAACAGTCAGCCAGGGGAATCAGCGTATGAACGCGGTGAACCGACGCGCTGCCGCTTCGTGGGCCTAG
- a CDS encoding WXG100 family type VII secretion target — protein MSDQFRTEADVMIATAGRVDDTNQDVQSELHRLRGVVDSLRGSWAGQAQSSFDSLMVRWEDSAGKLSQALGAISDNIRNNAHQFASSEEENAQAFRAVGGEGLAL, from the coding sequence ATGTCTGATCAGTTCAGGACAGAAGCCGATGTCATGATCGCCACCGCGGGGCGAGTTGATGACACGAACCAGGATGTGCAGTCCGAACTTCATCGACTGCGTGGGGTAGTTGACTCGCTCCGAGGTTCATGGGCGGGGCAAGCCCAATCGTCCTTCGATTCGCTGATGGTGCGATGGGAAGATTCCGCCGGCAAGCTCAGTCAAGCATTGGGTGCCATCAGCGACAACATTCGCAACAATGCGCACCAATTCGCCAGCTCGGAAGAAGAAAACGCACAAGCCTTCCGCGCAGTCGGGGGAGAAGGACTCGCCCTCTAG